One Edaphobacter flagellatus genomic region harbors:
- a CDS encoding FliA/WhiG family RNA polymerase sigma factor — protein sequence MPAFAPFTEAVGDGAATERDVLLMEHLPTVRYIARRIHERLPQHVDLDDLVSAGVVGLIDAFSKFDHTKKVQFKSYAQFRIRGAILDSLRTLDWSPRELRRKGRAVEEAIRAVTQRIGRSPSEQEIAAEMKLSLNEYQQLLGDLKGLEIGSLHIERSEDSGDEELAYIPGSPEEDPLFRCLKGEMKQRLADAIDELPERERMVLTLYYYEELTMKEIGLTLGVVESRVSQIHSSAVLRLRAALGGLRATDAAPVKNGMKRKSTR from the coding sequence ATGCCGGCCTTTGCCCCGTTTACCGAAGCGGTAGGAGATGGCGCAGCGACGGAGCGCGACGTGTTGTTGATGGAGCATCTGCCAACAGTGCGTTATATTGCGCGGCGCATTCATGAGAGGCTGCCGCAGCACGTCGATCTCGACGACTTGGTGTCGGCTGGTGTTGTCGGCCTGATCGATGCCTTCTCGAAGTTCGATCACACGAAGAAGGTGCAGTTCAAGAGCTATGCGCAGTTTCGTATTCGCGGTGCGATTCTGGATTCTTTGCGCACGTTGGACTGGAGCCCCAGAGAGCTGCGCCGCAAGGGACGCGCGGTAGAAGAAGCCATACGGGCCGTGACGCAGAGAATTGGCCGATCTCCATCTGAGCAGGAGATCGCCGCGGAGATGAAGCTCAGCTTGAATGAGTATCAGCAGCTGCTCGGTGATTTGAAGGGACTCGAGATTGGCAGTCTTCATATCGAGCGCTCGGAGGATTCCGGCGATGAGGAGCTGGCCTATATCCCAGGTTCGCCGGAAGAAGATCCGCTATTCCGTTGTCTGAAAGGTGAGATGAAGCAGAGGCTCGCCGATGCGATCGATGAGCTTCCGGAGAGAGAGCGGATGGTGCTGACACTCTACTACTACGAAGAGCTGACGATGAAGGAGATTGGCCTGACGCTTGGAGTGGTGGAATCGCGTGTCTCCCAGATCCACTCATCGGCTGTGTTGCGGCTGCGTGCTGCGCTGGGTGGTTTGAGGGCGACCGATGCAGCTCCAGTGAAGAACGGTATGAAGCGTAAGTCTACGCGCTAG
- a CDS encoding flagellar motor switch protein FliM — translation MEKKLGQEDIDALFAAANASAKAVQEDKSEQLPETYVFSRAGKISNDQMRAISTVNDLFARNLMHSMSGWLRTPFRAKLVAGEQLPFSEFLERLSTPTYLYSVRLEPLGAVGLIELDLSLASPMVDVLLGGNGQTTPLRELTEIEESIMTAVIEMVVQELTLAWQSVGLEFALEKRETEAQAARTMTLGEKTLCVSFELKMTAAQGVLNLCLPAVVLNAILRRLIAEGDRPRRRSLDATSRIRELMAGARAGIALQLPAMRLRASEIAALEPGAILRLPISRHECSDLYVGGLQLAQAYPMKSGEHRAARLVGTAESVQTMQVSPQTSMAN, via the coding sequence ATGGAAAAGAAGCTCGGACAGGAAGATATTGATGCGCTATTTGCTGCGGCGAATGCTTCAGCCAAGGCAGTGCAGGAAGACAAGAGCGAACAGCTTCCGGAGACCTATGTCTTCAGTCGCGCAGGCAAAATCAGTAACGATCAGATGCGTGCCATCAGCACGGTAAACGACCTGTTTGCGCGCAACCTGATGCACTCGATGAGTGGATGGTTGAGGACACCGTTTCGCGCCAAGCTGGTTGCGGGTGAGCAGCTGCCCTTCAGTGAGTTCCTGGAGCGGCTGTCGACTCCGACATATCTCTATTCCGTACGGCTTGAGCCGCTTGGAGCCGTTGGGCTGATCGAGCTGGATTTGTCGCTGGCCTCACCGATGGTCGATGTACTGCTTGGCGGGAATGGGCAGACGACACCGCTTCGCGAGTTGACCGAGATCGAAGAGTCCATCATGACAGCTGTCATCGAGATGGTGGTGCAGGAGCTGACGCTGGCGTGGCAATCCGTCGGCCTGGAGTTCGCTCTTGAGAAGCGTGAGACAGAGGCGCAGGCAGCACGCACGATGACGCTTGGCGAGAAGACCCTGTGTGTGAGCTTTGAGTTGAAAATGACAGCTGCCCAGGGTGTGCTGAACCTGTGTTTGCCTGCAGTGGTGCTGAACGCGATCCTGCGCAGGCTGATTGCAGAGGGAGATCGGCCGCGGCGCCGCTCGCTCGACGCGACATCCCGAATACGCGAACTGATGGCTGGAGCACGCGCTGGCATAGCGCTGCAGTTGCCTGCAATGCGTCTGCGCGCTTCCGAGATTGCCGCTCTGGAGCCGGGAGCGATATTGCGCCTGCCGATATCGCGGCATGAGTGCTCGGATCTGTACGTTGGCGGTCTTCAGCTTGCGCAGGCCTACCCGATGAAGAGCGGTGAGCATCGTGCGGCACGTTTGGTTGGTACAGCCGAAAGCGTGCAGACAATGCAGGTTAGCCCGCAGACTTCGATGGCGAATTGA
- a CDS encoding FliM/FliN family flagellar motor switch protein, whose protein sequence is MEMAGSTDTKISRLNDIDLDATLRFGSCEMTLEEVLALGPGAVIELDRHVNEPVDLVVGDRIVARGEVVVASGNFALRVTEVAAPQLRLETIRCFF, encoded by the coding sequence ATGGAAATGGCTGGAAGCACCGACACGAAGATCAGCCGGCTGAACGATATTGATCTGGATGCCACGCTCAGATTTGGTTCATGTGAGATGACGCTTGAAGAGGTTCTCGCGCTGGGACCTGGCGCGGTGATCGAGCTGGACCGTCACGTCAACGAACCAGTGGATCTGGTGGTTGGAGACAGGATCGTGGCCCGCGGAGAGGTAGTTGTCGCCAGCGGAAACTTTGCGCTGCGCGTAACCGAGGTAGCTGCGCCGCAACTGCGGCTGGAGACAATTCGATGCTTTTTCTAA
- a CDS encoding peptidoglycan-binding protein translates to MTHSRRGPTSPKSINKRSKPAAKRVSGQRSIDDARATQIQSALVRSGYMSEGSGHWDSATESAMQKYQADNGWQTKLMPDSRAIIKLGLGGSSQSSTATGTPALSGSAHTLPETASASTFSQQ, encoded by the coding sequence ATGACTCACTCCCGGCGTGGTCCTACCTCGCCGAAGAGTATCAATAAGCGTTCTAAACCAGCTGCGAAGCGTGTCAGCGGTCAGCGCTCGATCGATGATGCACGTGCAACGCAGATTCAGTCAGCGCTCGTCCGGTCCGGATACATGTCGGAAGGCAGCGGACACTGGGATTCGGCAACCGAGAGCGCAATGCAGAAGTATCAGGCCGACAATGGTTGGCAGACCAAGCTCATGCCCGACTCCCGAGCGATCATCAAGCTTGGTCTTGGTGGCTCATCGCAGAGCAGCACTGCAACAGGAACACCTGCTCTTTCCGGATCGGCACATACGCTTCCCGAGACAGCAAGCGCTTCCACTTTCTCGCAACAATAA
- a CDS encoding trypsin-like peptidase domain-containing protein, producing MDTPTSTTPTWMERIRSHRLTTSFALLATLSAGILLGSVLTHGVSGKEQTAVDSSNAKPLVVPSPTTLSNGFSQIVKQVGPAVVNINTESLPKQSANKNRRRNQRTPGGDDQQGDMQDFFNRFFGGQGGQGGDDDGDGMPGSERRALGSGFIVDPSGYIITNNHVIDKADKIYVRLSTDPDGGPDTEGRPAKVIGTDKDTDIAVIKIDADKPLPTIKLGNSDGALVGDWVLAIGSPFGLSQTVSAGIVSAKNRSIDEAPGPGGVSQSQFQRFIQTDAAINPGNSGGPLVDMAGQVIGMNTAIYTQSMGSQGVGFAMPSNIIANVYNMLIGPEHKVVRGSIGISFQSQLSSAVGRMYGFKNGVIVSTITPNGGAAKAGIQPGDVIVSIDGRQIKDGDDLVNDISSRKVGSTVKLGYLRDGKQNTANVAIGDRAKTYADLAGNSDDDDNSPQESDAGQSKLGITVSAIPPAIAQKAGISKGVIVTSVRPGSFADEISLPKGAIITEINKKPVTDEASYRAAVSSLKSKEDVVFVVRFPSQKGGGNSYVGGTLP from the coding sequence ATGGATACACCCACAAGCACGACTCCTACCTGGATGGAACGCATTCGCAGCCACCGTCTAACGACCAGCTTTGCTCTTCTTGCAACACTTTCGGCCGGTATTTTGCTCGGCTCGGTGCTGACGCATGGAGTCAGCGGCAAGGAACAAACTGCAGTCGATAGTTCCAACGCCAAGCCGCTCGTCGTGCCTTCGCCGACGACGCTCTCCAATGGTTTTTCGCAGATCGTCAAGCAGGTCGGTCCGGCAGTTGTGAATATCAACACCGAATCACTGCCCAAGCAGTCAGCCAACAAAAATCGCCGCCGCAACCAGCGGACTCCTGGCGGGGACGACCAGCAGGGCGATATGCAGGACTTCTTCAACCGCTTCTTCGGTGGCCAGGGCGGTCAGGGTGGCGATGACGATGGCGATGGCATGCCAGGTTCTGAGCGCCGTGCACTCGGCTCGGGCTTCATCGTCGACCCGAGCGGCTACATCATCACCAACAATCACGTCATCGACAAGGCCGACAAAATTTACGTCCGCCTCTCTACCGATCCTGACGGCGGACCGGATACCGAGGGTCGTCCGGCGAAGGTCATCGGCACCGATAAGGACACGGATATCGCCGTCATCAAGATCGACGCCGACAAGCCACTGCCTACGATTAAACTCGGCAACTCTGATGGCGCATTGGTAGGCGACTGGGTGCTCGCCATCGGCAGCCCGTTCGGCCTTTCGCAGACTGTCTCCGCCGGGATCGTCTCGGCGAAGAATCGCTCGATCGATGAAGCCCCCGGCCCTGGCGGCGTCTCGCAGTCTCAGTTCCAGCGCTTTATCCAGACTGATGCGGCGATCAACCCGGGTAACTCCGGCGGCCCGCTGGTAGATATGGCTGGCCAGGTCATCGGCATGAACACGGCGATATATACGCAGTCTATGGGCTCGCAGGGCGTCGGCTTCGCCATGCCGTCCAATATCATCGCCAACGTCTATAACATGCTGATTGGACCGGAGCACAAGGTGGTGCGCGGCTCGATCGGTATCAGCTTCCAGTCGCAGCTTAGTTCGGCAGTCGGCCGTATGTATGGATTCAAGAACGGTGTCATCGTCTCGACGATTACGCCAAATGGGGGCGCAGCCAAGGCGGGCATTCAGCCCGGCGATGTCATCGTCTCCATCGATGGACGTCAGATCAAGGACGGCGACGATCTGGTCAATGACATCTCCAGCCGCAAGGTGGGCTCCACGGTGAAGCTCGGCTATCTGCGCGACGGCAAGCAGAACACAGCGAACGTCGCCATTGGTGATCGTGCAAAGACGTACGCCGATCTGGCAGGCAACAGCGACGACGATGACAACTCTCCGCAGGAGTCCGATGCTGGCCAGAGCAAGCTGGGTATCACCGTCTCGGCGATCCCGCCGGCGATTGCTCAAAAAGCAGGCATCAGCAAAGGTGTGATCGTTACCAGCGTTCGCCCCGGCTCGTTTGCTGATGAGATCTCCCTCCCGAAGGGAGCTATCATTACCGAAATCAACAAGAAGCCCGTCACCGACGAAGCTTCCTATCGGGCTGCCGTTAGCAGTCTCAAGTCGAAGGAAGATGTTGTCTTCGTCGTCCGCTTTCCTTCACAAAAGGGCGGCGGTAACTCCTACGTCGGGGGTACCCTGCCGTAA
- a CDS encoding DMT family transporter gives MRRLSPSTLAHLLLLAVVAIWGATFVLVKDALRDASPLLFNLMRMTLAAFALIIFNRRSLRHLTRSTWLAGLVVGLFLAAGYQLQTAGLARTTAAKSAFITGLVVVFVPLLTEIPAIRPPSAHAPGWTTMLGALLAFTGLLLLTTPAGTTWRNLFTSIGMGDLLTLLCAIAFAGHLLSLAHTSPRVPIAQLATLQITAAALVMALTLPLGGPLYLHLTPRLIVALAITSLIATAAAFTIQSWAQQHLPPTHTALLLTLEPVFAWLVSFLFLGERLGARSLAGAALIFAGILITELLPSATPVPTYPAS, from the coding sequence TTGCGCCGTCTTAGCCCATCCACACTCGCGCATCTTCTGCTTCTCGCGGTCGTCGCCATTTGGGGAGCGACCTTTGTGCTTGTCAAAGATGCATTGCGCGATGCCTCTCCGCTGCTCTTCAACCTGATGCGTATGACGCTTGCGGCATTCGCGCTGATCATTTTCAACCGCCGCAGTCTTCGCCACCTGACTCGTAGCACATGGCTGGCGGGTCTCGTCGTCGGCCTCTTTCTCGCTGCGGGATATCAACTGCAGACAGCCGGACTGGCCCGCACCACTGCCGCAAAATCCGCTTTCATCACCGGACTGGTTGTGGTCTTCGTTCCCCTGCTGACAGAAATTCCGGCTATTCGTCCGCCTTCGGCACATGCACCCGGTTGGACAACCATGCTGGGCGCACTGCTCGCCTTTACGGGTCTGCTCCTGCTTACGACTCCTGCGGGAACGACGTGGAGGAATCTCTTCACCTCTATTGGTATGGGCGATCTGCTGACACTGCTTTGCGCCATTGCCTTTGCAGGACACCTGCTCTCGCTTGCCCACACGTCACCGCGAGTTCCAATTGCCCAGTTAGCCACGCTGCAGATCACTGCAGCGGCCTTGGTCATGGCACTCACCCTTCCGCTGGGAGGCCCACTCTATCTGCATCTGACGCCGAGGCTAATCGTTGCATTGGCGATTACCAGCCTGATCGCGACAGCAGCGGCGTTCACCATCCAAAGCTGGGCACAGCAACATCTTCCGCCGACACATACTGCCCTGCTGCTTACCCTGGAACCGGTTTTCGCATGGCTGGTCTCCTTTCTTTTCCTTGGAGAGCGCCTGGGAGCGCGTTCTTTAGCCGGTGCAGCACTGATTTTTGCCGGCATCCTGATAACCGAACTCCTTCCTTCCGCGACACCTGTACCGACTTATCCCGCCTCCTGA
- a CDS encoding amidohydrolase yields MKPTLLLSLLLATALAGAQAASTPDTIYVHGNILTGTHLTAGDTSRTPERVTALAVAHGKIVAAGTDADVLKRKGPQTKIIDLKGAFAMPGFIDAHTHIAGAGQQKLAIDLDGTRSLEEMQQRIRDFAAKAPAGVWLQGGGWDHTKWASKKLPTRQDIDAVTAGHPAILERTDGHILIANSAALAAAGITNTTPDPPGGKIDHAADGSLTGIVREGPAMSFLTRVIPPPAPEMRRKALLLAIDDALAHGVTTVEDISDWDDFLVLEDLERHGQLHLRVTEALRFDAPLDTLKKERASHSANDSLLRTGMLKGYMDGSLGSRTAALAAPYADDPGNSGIPRYEQSKLDVMAKERATEGFQLGFHAIGDRANHMALDAFHAAGVTPARRFRIEHAQVLLPSDFDLYAKLGVIASMQPSHLLTDMNWAEERLGPERIHSSYAWRSMLQHHIPLAFGTDYPVESIDPFRGLYAAITRQNEAGTKTYVPEEKLTLHEAIYAYTQGSAFAAFREHDLGRLEPGFYADLVVLDRDITKASPQQLLHTKVVQTIVGGETIYTAGK; encoded by the coding sequence GTGAAGCCCACACTTCTGCTCTCTCTTTTGCTGGCTACGGCCCTGGCGGGGGCACAGGCCGCCTCGACGCCTGACACGATCTATGTCCACGGCAACATCCTCACTGGCACGCATCTCACCGCTGGCGACACATCGCGCACACCCGAGCGGGTCACCGCCCTCGCCGTCGCGCATGGAAAGATCGTTGCCGCGGGCACGGATGCTGACGTCCTGAAACGAAAAGGACCGCAGACGAAGATCATTGACCTCAAAGGCGCCTTCGCCATGCCTGGCTTCATCGATGCGCACACCCATATTGCAGGCGCGGGACAACAAAAGCTCGCTATCGATCTCGACGGCACACGGTCTCTCGAAGAGATGCAGCAACGCATCCGCGATTTCGCTGCCAAGGCTCCCGCAGGCGTATGGCTGCAGGGTGGTGGCTGGGACCACACCAAGTGGGCCAGCAAAAAGCTGCCCACACGGCAGGATATCGACGCGGTCACAGCTGGACATCCAGCCATTCTGGAGCGCACCGATGGGCATATCCTAATCGCGAACTCTGCTGCGCTCGCTGCGGCTGGCATTACCAACACGACGCCCGACCCGCCGGGCGGAAAAATCGACCATGCCGCCGACGGCTCTCTGACGGGCATTGTGCGTGAGGGTCCGGCGATGTCGTTCCTCACTAGAGTCATCCCTCCACCTGCTCCGGAGATGCGCCGTAAGGCACTGCTTCTGGCCATCGATGACGCGCTTGCCCATGGCGTCACCACGGTCGAGGATATCTCTGACTGGGACGACTTCCTTGTCCTCGAAGATCTTGAGAGACATGGCCAGCTTCACCTGCGCGTCACCGAGGCCCTGCGGTTTGACGCACCACTCGACACGCTTAAGAAGGAACGGGCCTCTCACTCTGCTAACGATTCCCTCCTACGCACCGGCATGCTCAAGGGCTATATGGATGGCTCACTCGGCTCGCGTACGGCGGCACTTGCCGCGCCTTACGCCGACGATCCCGGCAACTCCGGCATTCCGCGCTATGAGCAGTCGAAGCTTGACGTGATGGCGAAGGAGCGAGCTACGGAGGGCTTTCAGTTGGGCTTCCATGCCATCGGCGACCGCGCCAATCATATGGCGCTCGACGCATTTCACGCCGCGGGCGTCACCCCAGCGCGCCGCTTCCGCATCGAACACGCACAAGTCTTACTACCGAGCGACTTCGACCTCTACGCGAAGCTTGGCGTCATCGCATCGATGCAGCCATCGCACCTGCTCACCGACATGAACTGGGCCGAGGAACGCCTGGGGCCCGAACGCATTCATTCCTCGTATGCATGGCGATCCATGCTCCAGCACCATATCCCTCTGGCCTTCGGCACCGACTACCCGGTGGAATCCATCGATCCCTTCCGTGGACTCTATGCCGCGATCACACGCCAGAACGAGGCCGGCACCAAGACTTACGTCCCGGAAGAAAAGCTGACGCTCCATGAAGCAATCTACGCCTACACCCAGGGCTCAGCCTTCGCTGCGTTCCGTGAGCACGATCTTGGCCGCCTTGAGCCTGGCTTCTATGCCGACCTCGTCGTGCTCGACCGCGACATCACAAAGGCCTCGCCGCAGCAACTTTTGCACACGAAGGTAGTGCAAACCATCGTCGGCGGCGAAACTATCTACACAGCGGGCAAATAA
- a CDS encoding M20/M25/M40 family metallo-hydrolase, translated as MSATIHQRVTRLATLTAVHRAFYWLHLHQPQIRRWLLDTVSIPAPPFGEQERATAFLDRFRELGLTNVHLDEEGNALAELAPDGEPMEEHSPVVLLSAHLDTVFPAGTLCDPVEDEESSRIYGPGVCDNAAGLSALLALAAALRFARINPPATILFAANVGEEGEGDLRGMRYLFTRGSYRGRIAAAIALEGSGTSTVVTKGLGSLRYRVTINGPGGHSWSDAGAPNPILLLSRALASIAEIPLSRSPLTTLNVGHISGGTSVNSIPASATALIELRSTYAAHMHEAAHEIRRILHETVAPVIGPASLTIDIIGDRPAAVLPEGSALLSTLRAVDRHLRLHTEQRIGSTDANLPLSLGIPALAIGTGGNGGSIHTLDEWYDPAGRETALRRILLLLLAATQIATELGEEASSAARTAAVHSTP; from the coding sequence ATGAGCGCCACCATCCATCAACGCGTTACACGGCTGGCCACGCTTACCGCGGTACATCGTGCTTTCTACTGGCTGCATCTGCATCAGCCGCAGATACGCCGGTGGTTGCTGGATACGGTAAGCATCCCGGCTCCTCCCTTTGGGGAGCAGGAACGGGCGACCGCGTTTCTGGACCGCTTTCGGGAACTTGGGCTGACAAATGTCCATCTGGATGAAGAAGGCAATGCACTGGCCGAGCTTGCACCGGATGGAGAACCGATGGAGGAGCACTCCCCGGTTGTTCTCCTCTCGGCTCACCTGGATACGGTCTTCCCTGCCGGTACACTATGCGACCCGGTTGAGGATGAAGAGTCGTCGCGTATCTATGGCCCGGGAGTCTGCGACAACGCTGCGGGACTGTCCGCACTACTAGCGCTGGCTGCTGCACTCCGCTTCGCACGTATCAATCCCCCGGCGACGATCCTCTTCGCGGCCAATGTTGGCGAGGAGGGTGAAGGCGATCTGCGCGGTATGCGATATCTCTTCACACGCGGCTCTTATCGTGGACGCATTGCAGCTGCAATCGCTCTGGAAGGCAGCGGGACTTCGACAGTCGTCACCAAAGGCCTGGGGAGCCTGCGATATCGCGTCACGATCAACGGCCCAGGCGGGCACTCGTGGTCCGATGCCGGCGCTCCCAACCCGATCCTGCTCTTGAGCCGCGCCCTTGCATCCATCGCGGAGATCCCGCTATCCCGATCTCCGCTCACGACGTTGAACGTGGGTCACATCTCCGGTGGAACATCGGTCAACTCCATCCCGGCCTCGGCCACTGCACTGATCGAGCTGCGCTCCACCTATGCTGCGCACATGCACGAAGCGGCACACGAGATCCGACGCATCCTGCACGAGACGGTTGCTCCCGTCATCGGCCCCGCATCGCTCACCATCGACATCATCGGCGACCGCCCTGCAGCGGTCCTGCCTGAAGGCTCTGCCCTTCTGAGCACCCTGCGTGCCGTCGATCGCCACCTGCGCCTCCACACGGAGCAGCGTATTGGTTCCACCGATGCCAACCTTCCGCTCTCGCTCGGCATTCCTGCGCTTGCCATCGGCACCGGAGGCAATGGCGGCAGCATCCACACACTCGACGAATGGTATGACCCGGCTGGACGAGAGACGGCACTTCGCCGCATCCTTCTTCTCCTGCTCGCGGCCACGCAGATCGCTACCGAGCTGGGCGAAGAAGCCTCTTCGGCCGCACGTACTGCTGCGGTACACTCGACTCCGTGA
- the truA gene encoding tRNA pseudouridine(38-40) synthase TruA, whose protein sequence is MPHWKITVAYDGTPYNGWQIQPGLPTIQGTLAQALHQITGETVLPQGSGRTDTGVHALGQVASFSLESPIPGPNLQRALNNFLPGSIRILSIEEAPSSFHARHSARRKTYEYRIAPQVICLPTLAPFVWNCAWPLDLAAMQQAAAHVVGQFDFTSFAASDPDLRLRTVEDDGEDNDVPAAGKSAVRSIFASTWRRSEDGLLIYSVTGSGFLHHMVRNLVGTFVDVGRGRTPASAIPAIVAARSRSAAGPTAPPQGLFLIEVDYGPSQDSRYSQIQE, encoded by the coding sequence ATGCCCCACTGGAAGATTACGGTTGCCTACGATGGCACCCCCTATAACGGATGGCAGATTCAGCCGGGTCTGCCTACCATCCAGGGCACGCTCGCCCAGGCCCTGCACCAGATCACCGGTGAAACCGTGCTGCCTCAGGGTTCGGGACGAACCGATACTGGAGTGCATGCCCTGGGGCAGGTCGCCTCTTTCAGCCTGGAATCGCCCATCCCCGGCCCGAATCTGCAGCGCGCCCTGAATAATTTTCTGCCGGGCAGCATCCGCATTCTCTCGATTGAAGAGGCTCCGTCCAGCTTTCACGCCCGGCACAGTGCCCGCCGCAAGACCTATGAATATCGCATTGCTCCCCAGGTCATCTGTCTGCCTACGCTTGCTCCCTTTGTATGGAACTGCGCCTGGCCGCTCGATCTAGCCGCGATGCAGCAGGCGGCGGCGCATGTCGTCGGCCAGTTCGATTTCACGTCCTTTGCCGCAAGTGATCCGGATCTCCGCCTGCGGACAGTCGAGGACGACGGCGAGGACAACGATGTACCCGCGGCAGGCAAATCCGCTGTTCGCAGCATCTTTGCCTCGACGTGGAGGCGCAGTGAGGATGGGCTTCTGATCTACAGCGTCACCGGCTCCGGTTTCCTGCACCATATGGTGAGAAATCTTGTCGGCACTTTCGTTGATGTGGGGCGAGGACGTACTCCTGCCAGCGCGATCCCAGCCATCGTCGCAGCGCGTTCACGGTCGGCTGCGGGGCCCACGGCTCCACCTCAAGGATTGTTCCTTATCGAGGTTGACTACGGGCCATCTCAGGACTCGCGCTACTCTCAAATACAGGAATGA